A single region of the Roseivivax sp. THAF197b genome encodes:
- a CDS encoding murein hydrolase activator EnvC, which produces MIRALGLSLILSLALNASPLAAQDAGAAARAAAAALDQAGQDLASARRASDRVAALTATVRAYEDGLTALRDGLRDASIREATLRRDLAAREDEVASLLAALQTLGRAEVAQQLLHPEGPLGAARSGMLVSAVTPGLAAEAQALARDLQEVATLRQLQENAADTLRDGLSGVQEARAALSQAVSDRTDLPRRFTEDPVQTAVLIAATETLEGFASGLTEMTGRDVAPDASPALAQGAVPLPVSGRILRRAGEADAAGVARPGIVLATRPEALVTTPVPATIRYMGPLLDYGLVAILEPRADLLFVFAGLETLFGAAGQVLPQGAPVGLMGGGGNNTSVLQAGEGGGNTRPETLYIEVREGDAPVDPLAWFTTDKG; this is translated from the coding sequence ATGATCCGTGCGCTGGGCCTGTCCCTGATCCTGTCCCTTGCGCTGAACGCATCGCCGCTGGCCGCGCAGGATGCCGGCGCGGCAGCACGGGCCGCGGCTGCGGCGCTGGATCAGGCCGGGCAGGATCTGGCATCCGCGCGGCGCGCCTCGGACCGGGTGGCGGCGCTGACCGCGACCGTGCGGGCCTACGAGGACGGTCTGACCGCCCTGCGCGACGGGTTGCGCGATGCCTCCATCCGTGAGGCGACCCTGCGCCGCGATCTCGCTGCCCGCGAGGACGAGGTGGCGTCCCTGCTGGCCGCATTGCAGACGCTCGGTCGCGCCGAGGTGGCACAGCAGCTTTTGCACCCCGAGGGGCCTCTGGGCGCTGCCCGCTCGGGCATGTTGGTCTCCGCCGTCACGCCCGGACTTGCCGCCGAGGCGCAGGCGCTGGCGCGCGACCTGCAGGAGGTCGCGACCTTGCGACAATTGCAGGAAAACGCCGCGGACACCCTGCGCGACGGGCTGTCCGGCGTGCAGGAGGCCCGCGCGGCGCTGAGCCAGGCCGTCTCCGACCGCACCGACCTGCCGCGTCGCTTTACCGAAGACCCCGTCCAGACCGCCGTTCTGATCGCCGCGACCGAAACGCTCGAAGGCTTTGCCAGCGGGTTGACCGAGATGACGGGCCGCGATGTCGCACCGGATGCGAGCCCCGCGCTCGCGCAGGGCGCGGTGCCGCTGCCGGTCTCGGGCCGGATCCTGCGTCGCGCAGGCGAGGCGGATGCCGCGGGCGTCGCCCGCCCGGGTATCGTGCTGGCCACACGCCCCGAGGCACTGGTGACAACGCCCGTGCCCGCCACGATCCGCTACATGGGGCCGCTGCTCGATTACGGGCTCGTCGCCATCCTCGAGCCGCGGGCCGACCTTCTGTTTGTCTTCGCGGGTCTCGAGACGCTCTTCGGCGCAGCGGGGCAGGTTCTGCCGCAGGGGGCGCCGGTGGGCCTGATGGGCGGCGGCGGGAATAACACCTCTGTGTTACAGGCCGGAGAGGGGGGTGGAAACACCCGTCCGGAAACGCTCTATATAGAAGTCAGAGAAGGGGATGCGCCGGTCGATCCGCTGGCGTGGTTCACAACCGACAAGGGATAA
- the gpmI gene encoding 2,3-bisphosphoglycerate-independent phosphoglycerate mutase — protein sequence MTKPVILTILDGWGLSDTREANAPALADTPNMDRLMRDCPNATLITHGPDVGLPTGQMGNSEVGHTNIGAGRVVAMDLGQIDLAIEDGSYFENEAILAFADRVKAAGARAHLFGVISDGGVHGHLAHVLATAKLLTEKGLGVVIHAITDGRDVPPKSADGFIDALAADLPEGATIGTVIGRYYAMDRDNRWDRVETAYRAIVDGRGDTASTPAGAVEQAWDAGKTDEFIPATVIDGYEGMASGDGFFCLNFRADRAREILAAICAPDFDGFERTAPELSARLGMVEYSDAHNAYMETAYPKRKIVNTLGEWVAKHGLTQFRLAETEKYPHVTFFLNGGREVPEGGEDRFMPKSPGVATYDLQPEMSAPEVTKKFVEAVHAGYDLIVVNYANPDMVGHTGDLEAAMAACAEVDRGLGEVLEALHEVGGAMIVTADHGNCDVMVDPETGNPHTAHTLNPVPVILVGGPEGTRLAEGRLADLAPTLLELMGLEQPEEMTGRSLIRK from the coding sequence ATGACCAAACCCGTCATCCTCACGATCCTCGATGGCTGGGGCCTGTCGGACACGCGCGAGGCGAACGCCCCTGCGCTCGCGGACACGCCCAACATGGACCGGCTGATGCGCGATTGCCCGAACGCGACGCTGATCACCCACGGCCCCGATGTGGGCCTGCCCACCGGGCAGATGGGCAATTCCGAGGTGGGCCACACCAATATCGGCGCGGGCAGAGTGGTGGCGATGGATCTTGGCCAGATCGATCTGGCCATCGAGGATGGCAGCTATTTCGAGAATGAAGCGATCCTCGCCTTTGCCGACCGCGTGAAGGCCGCAGGCGCGCGCGCGCATCTCTTCGGGGTGATCTCGGATGGCGGCGTGCATGGCCATCTCGCGCATGTCCTCGCCACGGCGAAGCTGCTGACGGAGAAGGGCCTGGGCGTCGTGATCCATGCCATCACCGATGGCCGCGACGTGCCGCCCAAAAGCGCCGATGGCTTTATCGACGCGCTTGCCGCGGATCTGCCCGAGGGCGCGACGATCGGCACCGTGATCGGGCGGTATTACGCCATGGACCGCGACAATCGCTGGGACCGGGTCGAGACGGCCTATCGCGCCATCGTGGACGGGAGAGGCGACACCGCGAGCACGCCCGCAGGGGCGGTCGAGCAGGCATGGGATGCGGGCAAGACCGACGAATTCATCCCGGCAACGGTGATCGACGGCTATGAGGGCATGGCCTCGGGCGACGGTTTTTTCTGCCTCAATTTCCGGGCCGATCGCGCGCGCGAAATCCTCGCTGCGATCTGTGCGCCGGACTTTGACGGCTTCGAGCGCACGGCCCCCGAGCTTTCGGCGCGGCTCGGCATGGTGGAATATTCAGACGCGCACAACGCCTACATGGAGACGGCCTATCCCAAGCGGAAGATCGTCAACACGCTGGGTGAATGGGTGGCGAAACATGGGCTCACCCAGTTTCGTCTGGCCGAAACGGAAAAATATCCGCACGTCACCTTCTTTCTCAATGGCGGCCGCGAAGTGCCCGAAGGGGGCGAGGACCGCTTCATGCCGAAATCGCCCGGCGTTGCGACCTACGACCTGCAGCCCGAGATGAGCGCGCCTGAGGTGACGAAGAAATTCGTTGAGGCCGTGCATGCGGGCTACGACCTGATCGTGGTGAACTACGCCAATCCCGACATGGTCGGACATACCGGCGATCTGGAAGCGGCCATGGCCGCCTGCGCCGAGGTGGACCGCGGCCTCGGCGAGGTGCTGGAGGCGCTGCACGAGGTCGGTGGCGCGATGATCGTCACCGCCGATCACGGCAATTGCGACGTGATGGTCGATCCGGAGACGGGCAATCCGCACACGGCGCATACGCTCAACCCGGTGCCGGTGATCCTCGTGGGTGGGCCGGAGGGCACGCGCCTTGCCGAGGGGCGTCTTGCGGATCTGGCCCCCACACTGCTGGAGCTGATGGGCCTTGAGCAGCCCGAGGAAATGACTGGACGGAGCCTGATCCGCAAATGA
- a CDS encoding S41 family peptidase, with amino-acid sequence MQKFVMAALGGTLAGIVATTQFVGPLLAQEENRATSVYEQLDLFGDIFERIRAQYVEQVDEEDLIEAAIDGMLTSLDPHSSYLSPDDAADMRVQTRGEFGGLGIEVTQEDGFVKVVSPIDGTPAEMAGIEAGDFITHVDGESVLGLTLDEAVDMMRGPVGSEIIITVVREGEGEPFDVEIVRDTITLTAVRTRTEGQTVVLRITTFNDQTYPNLEEGLNEQVEALGGMENVNGFVVDLRNNPGGLLTQAIRVSDAFLDAGEIVSTRGRDPQDGDRFNAEEGDLAEGKPIVVLINGGSASASEIVAGALQDHRRAIVVGTKSFGKGSVQTVMPLRGDGAMRLTTARYYTPSGRSIQALGVSPDIVVAQPPRRPESEEDEEASGLPTRTEADLRGSLDNDSLSEDELRQIEEDREKAETAAALREEDYQLAYAIDILKGLSALGPEVQALSQGAAPAAETESE; translated from the coding sequence ATGCAGAAATTCGTCATGGCCGCGCTTGGCGGGACGCTCGCCGGCATCGTCGCGACGACGCAATTCGTGGGCCCGCTTCTGGCGCAGGAAGAAAACCGCGCCACCAGCGTCTACGAACAGCTCGATCTGTTCGGTGACATCTTCGAACGCATCCGCGCGCAATACGTCGAACAGGTGGACGAGGAAGACCTGATCGAGGCGGCCATCGACGGCATGTTGACCTCGCTCGATCCGCATTCCAGCTATCTCTCGCCCGACGATGCCGCGGACATGCGCGTCCAGACCCGCGGCGAATTCGGCGGCCTCGGCATCGAGGTCACGCAGGAAGACGGCTTCGTGAAGGTCGTCTCGCCCATCGACGGCACGCCTGCCGAAATGGCCGGGATCGAGGCCGGTGATTTCATCACCCATGTGGATGGCGAGTCGGTCCTGGGCCTCACGCTCGACGAGGCGGTGGACATGATGCGCGGGCCCGTGGGCTCCGAGATCATCATCACCGTCGTGCGCGAGGGCGAGGGCGAGCCCTTCGATGTGGAGATCGTGCGCGACACGATCACCCTGACCGCCGTGCGCACCCGGACCGAAGGCCAGACCGTGGTTCTGCGCATCACCACCTTCAACGATCAGACCTATCCCAATCTCGAGGAAGGTCTGAACGAACAGGTGGAAGCGCTGGGCGGCATGGAGAACGTGAACGGCTTCGTCGTCGATCTGCGCAACAATCCGGGCGGTCTTCTGACCCAGGCGATCCGCGTCTCGGATGCCTTCCTCGATGCGGGTGAGATCGTCTCGACCCGTGGCCGCGATCCGCAGGACGGCGACCGCTTCAACGCCGAAGAGGGCGATCTGGCCGAGGGCAAGCCCATCGTGGTCCTGATCAATGGCGGCTCTGCCTCGGCGTCCGAGATCGTCGCGGGCGCGCTGCAGGATCATCGCCGGGCCATCGTTGTGGGCACCAAGTCCTTCGGCAAAGGCTCCGTTCAGACGGTGATGCCGCTTCGCGGCGATGGCGCGATGCGTCTGACGACCGCGCGGTATTACACGCCCTCGGGCCGGTCGATCCAGGCGCTGGGCGTCTCGCCCGATATCGTCGTGGCTCAGCCCCCGCGCCGCCCCGAAAGCGAGGAGGACGAAGAGGCCAGCGGCCTGCCCACCCGCACCGAGGCGGATCTTCGCGGCTCGCTCGACAATGACAGCCTGTCCGAAGACGAGCTGCGCCAGATCGAGGAAGATCGCGAAAAGGCAGAAACCGCCGCTGCATTGCGCGAAGAGGATTACCAGCTGGCCTATGCCATTGACATCCTCAAGGGCCTTTCGGCGCTGGGTCCCGAAGTGCAGGCCCTGAGCCAGGGCGC